One Novipirellula galeiformis DNA segment encodes these proteins:
- a CDS encoding matrixin family metalloprotease → MQRKTRRLSLQPLETRRVLAASLGWDGPGLGSVELTYTINGSPNSLSQAQTNAAIETALAAWSSAADIEFTPTNQVGLSDSIDISFVNIDGASRTLAQAYFPDDVNPTRIAGDIQFDLSESWEVGNSLGDRAFDLVWVAVHEIGHSLGLDHQEGGDTVLAPSVSPNQFFTSLSGVDADAVQQLYAAAESNVVIQPDDVPTLNDPVDDVPSDSPTNETPSGDGDDDPGDSDDDPFPRNRWRHGGRWHRFGGRLEADLGDFNYLNPTDVNGDNATSAIDALMIINQLNRASSADSSDVEMEGLCDVNGDGGVSALDALTVINSLHRGDSSVSATVDSTTVDSTEIEVTETLEDSNDLENSNDSEDSDDSVQSEGGDDLGNPIDDGGRIDDTDDDGVESDAAHHHHGHQHGHHRTGNFILFGNDPESFITRLDTDEEGSLSEDEVSERLWTQLIDKGIDTDADGLVTLAELETAIAAARDEVFNSNDADGDGLISESEVSTRYWAKVSAADVDRDRGVSRDEFDGYVSEPVDWELPSRPHRPHHVADAVFGAIGRRASRWG, encoded by the coding sequence ATGCAACGAAAGACCCGTCGATTATCACTGCAACCTCTTGAAACTCGCCGCGTGCTGGCCGCCAGCCTGGGGTGGGACGGCCCCGGATTGGGCAGCGTTGAGTTGACGTACACGATCAACGGTTCCCCGAACTCATTGTCCCAAGCTCAGACGAACGCGGCGATCGAAACGGCGCTGGCGGCGTGGTCGAGCGCCGCCGACATCGAGTTTACGCCGACGAACCAGGTCGGACTGAGTGACTCCATCGACATCTCGTTCGTCAACATCGATGGAGCCAGCCGCACGCTTGCTCAAGCGTACTTCCCCGACGACGTGAATCCTACGCGAATCGCAGGCGACATCCAATTCGACCTTTCTGAATCGTGGGAAGTTGGGAACTCATTGGGGGATCGTGCCTTTGATCTCGTTTGGGTCGCCGTTCACGAGATCGGGCATTCGTTGGGGCTCGATCATCAGGAAGGGGGCGACACCGTCTTGGCTCCGTCCGTTTCGCCGAACCAGTTTTTCACCAGTCTTAGTGGCGTCGATGCCGACGCCGTCCAACAACTATACGCCGCCGCAGAGTCGAACGTGGTAATCCAGCCCGATGATGTTCCCACGTTGAACGATCCTGTGGACGACGTCCCCAGCGATAGCCCCACGAATGAAACGCCATCCGGCGATGGCGACGATGACCCAGGAGATTCCGACGATGATCCATTTCCACGCAACCGTTGGCGACACGGTGGGCGATGGCACCGTTTTGGTGGACGTCTCGAAGCAGACCTTGGGGATTTCAATTACCTCAATCCAACCGATGTCAACGGTGATAACGCGACCTCGGCCATCGATGCGCTAATGATTATCAATCAGCTCAATCGGGCCTCCTCGGCCGACTCAAGCGACGTTGAAATGGAGGGGCTTTGCGATGTCAATGGTGATGGTGGGGTTTCGGCTCTGGATGCGTTGACGGTTATCAACTCACTCCACCGTGGCGATTCCTCAGTATCGGCAACCGTCGACTCCACCACGGTCGACTCCACGGAAATCGAGGTCACCGAAACGCTCGAAGACAGTAATGACTTGGAAAACAGTAATGACTCGGAAGACAGTGATGACTCGGTTCAATCAGAGGGTGGGGACGACCTCGGAAACCCGATCGACGACGGCGGACGGATCGACGACACCGATGACGATGGGGTTGAATCCGACGCGGCGCATCATCATCACGGTCACCAACACGGTCACCATCGCACCGGCAACTTCATCTTGTTTGGTAACGACCCTGAATCATTCATCACGCGGTTGGACACCGACGAGGAAGGTTCTCTTTCCGAAGACGAAGTTTCCGAACGCCTCTGGACCCAACTGATTGATAAAGGCATCGATACGGATGCGGACGGACTCGTAACCCTCGCCGAATTGGAAACCGCGATCGCGGCCGCTCGCGATGAAGTCTTCAATTCAAACGATGCTGACGGCGACGGCTTGATATCCGAAAGCGAAGTCAGCACGCGGTATTGGGCGAAGGTATCCGCCGCCGACGTCGATCGTGATCGAGGCGTTTCGCGGGATGAGTTCGACGGTTACGTTTCCGAGCCAGTGGACTGGGAACTTCCGTCGCGACCGCACCGCCCTCATCACGTTGCCGATGCCGTATTCGGGGCGATCGGCCGGCGCGCCAGCCGCTGGGGCTAA
- a CDS encoding carboxymuconolactone decarboxylase family protein, protein MTDFTVHTIETAGESKPLLEDSQKAYGFVPNLHAVMAESPALLEAYKTINEIFGKTKLSETERQIIAMTNNRLNGCTYCMAAHTSIMQGAKVPEDVITALREGTPIADPKLEALRVYAEKVNVSRGWPEESDIEALLAAGYTKQTVFDVIVGTAYKVLSNYTNHIAQTPLDKPFAKNEWSPEA, encoded by the coding sequence ATGACCGATTTTACCGTTCACACGATTGAGACCGCCGGAGAGAGCAAACCGTTGCTCGAGGACAGCCAGAAAGCCTACGGCTTTGTGCCTAACCTGCACGCCGTGATGGCGGAATCGCCCGCGTTGTTGGAAGCTTACAAGACGATCAACGAAATCTTTGGCAAAACGAAGCTGAGCGAAACCGAACGCCAAATCATTGCGATGACCAATAACCGTTTGAACGGTTGCACCTACTGCATGGCCGCCCACACGTCGATCATGCAGGGAGCGAAAGTCCCGGAAGATGTTATCACGGCGCTTCGTGAAGGCACGCCAATTGCTGATCCAAAACTAGAGGCACTACGAGTCTACGCTGAAAAGGTCAACGTCAGTCGTGGTTGGCCTGAAGAAAGCGATATCGAAGCACTGTTGGCAGCGGGATACACCAAGCAAACGGTTTTCGACGTGATTGTAGGGACCGCTTACAAGGTGCTATCGAACTACACCAACCACATCGCTCAAACGCCGCTCGACAAACCCTTCGCGAAGAACGAGTGGAGTCCGGAAGCTTAG
- a CDS encoding prenyltransferase/squalene oxidase repeat-containing protein, with product MKAKLFQTFHEWNVKRRLRETPAWLLSTVIHLVLLLVLALITTSSGEIGRLMLTISQGRDEFTTQLVEFSIEPVILDDLLETDFLESRVEIDPIAMNTPIDVTSGVSALPLVELAGDIPMTKLPSSPASMFGGRRGALKQKLLKASGGTETTENAVSLGLRWLNRQQLRDGSWSLRGPYTDGARGENQVSATAMAMLAFMGAGNTHREGEYRKEVLRAVRWLVKQQDRQGFFAVNSAPHEKMYAQAQAMIALCELYAMTGDSWLRPYAQASCNFAVRAQSPQGGWRYQPKMDSDTSVTGWFVMGLKSGEAAGLEVDRYIWPKIQRYFDSVSTDGGEDYYGVGYSYMIGDVATPSMTAEGLLCRQYMGADRNLLGMSRSLASLASNHPIDLQDPDVYYWYYATQSLHHFGGPLWTKWNDQLKVQLPASQVNRGREKGSWSPQNDAWGRHAGRLYTTCFSIFCLEVYYRHMPLYEVPQEKNGIALN from the coding sequence TTGAAGGCGAAACTGTTCCAAACATTCCACGAATGGAACGTCAAACGCAGACTTCGAGAGACGCCGGCATGGTTACTCAGCACGGTCATTCACCTTGTTTTGTTGCTTGTGTTGGCACTGATCACGACTTCGTCCGGCGAGATCGGTCGGCTCATGTTGACGATCAGCCAAGGTCGCGATGAGTTCACGACTCAATTGGTCGAGTTTTCCATCGAGCCGGTCATCCTAGACGACCTGCTGGAAACGGATTTCTTGGAATCGAGGGTGGAAATTGATCCCATTGCGATGAACACACCGATCGATGTGACATCCGGGGTGTCCGCATTGCCGTTGGTGGAATTGGCGGGCGATATTCCGATGACCAAGTTGCCCTCGAGTCCCGCGAGCATGTTTGGCGGTCGTCGTGGTGCCCTCAAACAGAAGCTGTTGAAAGCGTCGGGCGGAACGGAGACCACCGAGAACGCCGTATCGCTCGGATTGCGATGGCTCAATCGCCAGCAATTGCGGGACGGCAGTTGGAGTCTGCGAGGTCCCTACACCGACGGCGCTCGAGGTGAAAATCAGGTCAGTGCGACCGCCATGGCGATGCTGGCGTTCATGGGCGCCGGGAACACGCATCGAGAGGGAGAGTACAGAAAAGAAGTGCTGCGAGCGGTGCGCTGGTTAGTCAAGCAACAAGATCGGCAAGGTTTTTTTGCCGTCAATTCGGCGCCGCACGAAAAGATGTACGCTCAAGCTCAAGCGATGATCGCACTTTGCGAGTTGTATGCCATGACAGGTGATTCGTGGCTACGTCCGTACGCTCAAGCTTCCTGCAACTTTGCCGTGCGTGCTCAGTCGCCTCAGGGCGGATGGCGCTATCAACCGAAAATGGACAGCGATACCTCGGTAACGGGCTGGTTTGTGATGGGGCTCAAAAGCGGCGAGGCGGCTGGATTGGAAGTGGATCGCTACATCTGGCCGAAAATCCAACGCTATTTCGATTCCGTCAGCACGGATGGTGGCGAAGATTACTACGGCGTCGGGTACTCGTACATGATCGGCGACGTCGCAACGCCGTCGATGACGGCCGAGGGGTTGCTGTGTCGCCAATACATGGGAGCGGATCGGAATCTGCTCGGAATGTCGCGAAGTTTGGCATCACTGGCATCCAATCATCCGATCGACCTGCAAGATCCCGATGTCTATTACTGGTACTACGCCACCCAATCGCTGCACCATTTTGGTGGCCCCCTTTGGACGAAGTGGAACGACCAACTCAAAGTGCAATTGCCAGCATCGCAAGTCAATCGAGGTCGTGAAAAGGGGAGTTGGTCGCCCCAAAACGATGCGTGGGGACGTCACGCCGGCCGGCTCTATACGACCTGCTTTTCAATTTTTTGTCTGGAAGTTTACTACCGCCACATGCCGCTCTATGAGGTTCCGCAGGAAAAGAACGGCATCGCCTTGAATTGA
- a CDS encoding serine/threonine-protein kinase: MNPSRFPFGLSSLDDANDEPLAMRNLSDAQKDELGVLLEQYLEALETGVPPTVESLTRNAIELREPLRACVGGLESLHRLAGGESARPADETRDHDERRLGAFDLHEEIGRGGMGVVYRATQRSLNRTVAVKVLPLASVLDPRQLTRFQHEAEAAASLLHPHIVPVFAIGCERGVHFYAMQYIRGQSVAEWIECCRPHDAECQNVVSIAADVADALHAAHELGIVHRDIKPSNLLLDDTGKVWITDFGLARIQSDTAVTQSGDVLGTMRYMSPEQARGESAVVDGRSDIYSLAATLYEMLTLQPAHQGDDAPTILRTFDDDSTKPLRRLRPGLPRDLETVIGKAMSSTRDGRYETASEFAMDLRRVLAGEPTIARPPTIVDRCVRVANKYRSAVVATALVGMLAVIGFAIGTAKLAAAKQVSDAHAAQSRENEIIARDAINGLGSQVAELLSDIPAANSVRHRLLRETLDYYQRFAGSPSIDGIDNRRRSEDLAVTFGKMGVLQSELGDRAAAIESLQTSEQLYQRLAQTFASDPLLELEWSISQNNLGEELAAAGDANAASKWFNQAIPIQKRLHDDGDANASRELAKTLNNVGGMLAGTENIEAAKAAYTQAIDLLERQNAMADLRCTIQSNLAGVLAKREPALAAELASQSLAHQLTRLEADASDPKLATQVVVTLNSLANAQTQSSLHQKAVTTLRQAVEIGQQLHTRWPNQASYHRDLVISLNHLGMALSELGRLKQADVVLGQAVQHARQLNNTFADNAEVQSMLGGVLNNRGFLKRQVGDADAARRHYKEAADHQQIAVELAPQNVRYAELLNKHRYNLKQLEGKS, translated from the coding sequence ATGAATCCATCCCGATTCCCCTTTGGATTAAGCTCGCTCGATGACGCCAACGACGAACCGCTGGCGATGCGAAATCTGAGCGACGCACAAAAAGACGAACTGGGCGTTCTGCTCGAACAGTACTTGGAAGCGCTCGAGACGGGTGTGCCGCCGACGGTCGAATCTCTGACACGCAACGCGATTGAATTACGAGAACCGCTACGCGCTTGCGTGGGCGGACTCGAAAGCTTGCATCGGCTTGCCGGTGGCGAGTCGGCACGCCCCGCCGACGAGACTCGCGATCACGACGAGCGTCGGCTTGGTGCGTTTGATTTGCACGAAGAAATTGGGCGAGGTGGGATGGGCGTTGTCTATCGCGCCACCCAACGTTCCTTGAATCGCACCGTTGCCGTAAAGGTCTTGCCGCTCGCGTCCGTGTTGGACCCTCGACAATTGACTCGGTTTCAACACGAAGCCGAGGCCGCAGCCAGTTTGCTGCACCCACACATCGTCCCCGTTTTCGCGATCGGTTGCGAACGTGGCGTTCACTTTTATGCGATGCAGTACATCCGCGGGCAATCGGTCGCGGAGTGGATTGAATGCTGTCGCCCCCACGATGCCGAATGTCAAAACGTCGTCTCGATCGCCGCCGACGTTGCGGATGCGCTTCACGCGGCTCACGAACTGGGCATCGTCCACCGTGACATCAAACCCTCCAACCTGTTGCTCGACGACACCGGAAAAGTCTGGATCACGGACTTCGGACTGGCGAGGATTCAAAGTGACACGGCGGTGACGCAATCGGGCGATGTGTTGGGCACGATGCGTTACATGAGTCCCGAACAGGCGCGAGGTGAATCGGCGGTCGTCGACGGACGCAGTGACATCTATTCGCTTGCTGCAACGCTCTACGAAATGCTGACGTTGCAGCCCGCCCATCAAGGTGACGACGCTCCCACCATTTTGCGAACCTTCGACGACGATTCGACCAAGCCGCTGCGCCGCTTGCGTCCCGGTCTACCGCGTGATCTCGAAACGGTGATTGGCAAAGCGATGTCGAGCACTCGCGACGGTCGCTATGAAACGGCCAGTGAATTTGCGATGGACCTGCGTCGCGTCCTCGCCGGCGAACCGACGATCGCGCGGCCGCCCACGATCGTCGACCGGTGCGTGCGTGTCGCCAACAAGTACCGATCCGCAGTCGTTGCAACCGCATTGGTTGGGATGTTGGCGGTGATCGGGTTTGCCATTGGCACCGCGAAACTTGCCGCTGCGAAACAAGTTTCCGATGCGCACGCCGCCCAATCACGCGAAAACGAGATCATCGCCCGCGACGCAATCAATGGACTCGGCAGCCAAGTGGCGGAGTTGTTGTCCGACATTCCGGCCGCAAATTCCGTTCGCCATCGCTTGCTTCGTGAAACGTTAGATTATTACCAACGTTTCGCGGGTTCACCCTCGATCGACGGGATCGACAACCGACGTCGCTCGGAAGACTTGGCCGTCACGTTTGGAAAAATGGGGGTCCTGCAATCCGAACTCGGTGATCGTGCCGCGGCCATCGAATCGCTGCAAACGTCCGAGCAACTCTACCAGCGATTGGCACAAACGTTTGCCAGCGACCCGTTACTGGAACTCGAATGGTCGATCAGCCAGAACAACCTTGGCGAGGAACTCGCCGCCGCCGGTGATGCAAATGCGGCATCGAAATGGTTCAACCAAGCCATCCCGATTCAAAAACGCTTGCATGACGATGGGGATGCAAACGCAAGCCGAGAACTCGCAAAAACGCTCAACAACGTGGGCGGAATGTTGGCCGGCACCGAAAACATCGAAGCAGCCAAAGCCGCCTATACCCAAGCGATTGATCTGCTTGAACGCCAAAACGCGATGGCCGATTTGCGATGCACCATTCAATCGAACTTGGCCGGCGTGTTGGCGAAACGGGAACCGGCGCTGGCCGCGGAACTCGCGAGCCAGTCGCTCGCTCACCAACTCACTCGATTGGAAGCCGACGCCAGCGATCCCAAACTTGCCACGCAAGTCGTCGTCACACTCAATTCGCTGGCCAACGCACAAACACAATCCAGCCTGCATCAAAAGGCGGTCACCACCCTGCGGCAAGCGGTCGAAATCGGTCAGCAACTGCACACGCGGTGGCCCAATCAAGCGTCCTACCATCGAGACCTCGTCATCAGCCTGAACCACCTCGGCATGGCACTATCCGAACTCGGCCGATTGAAACAGGCCGACGTCGTGTTGGGGCAAGCCGTCCAGCACGCTCGGCAGCTAAATAATACGTTCGCCGATAACGCCGAAGTGCAAAGCATGCTCGGTGGCGTGTTGAACAATCGTGGCTTTTTGAAGCGACAAGTCGGTGACGCCGATGCCGCGCGACGACATTACAAAGAGGCGGCGGATCACCAGCAGATCGCGGTAGAGTTGGCACCTCAGAATGTTCGCTATGCGGAGCTGCTGAACAAGCACCGCTACAACTTAAAACAATTGGAGGGTAAATCATGA
- a CDS encoding BON domain-containing protein — protein sequence MNQHKPTKQADSLKTRVETSLHRHGLDVIAATDLGDRTIELSGLIDSVNDFAFAVAIARTVPGVARVVYRRERN from the coding sequence ATGAATCAACACAAACCAACAAAGCAAGCCGATTCGCTGAAGACGCGAGTCGAAACGTCGCTTCATCGTCACGGATTGGACGTCATTGCGGCGACCGACCTCGGTGATCGCACGATCGAATTAAGTGGGCTAATCGATTCGGTGAATGATTTTGCGTTTGCCGTTGCCATCGCACGAACCGTGCCTGGCGTCGCCCGCGTCGTCTATCGTCGCGAGCGAAACTAG
- a CDS encoding NAD(P)H-binding protein: MVAFTHSYPSDSSHFLRQPHPTERGGFDMLDCEVISILGADCPIGRQIIEISLRCGYEVQALTQTALEPSPDKDLRVLQSESFDERHIQTVVRGSTCVINLCNMSGCRAAQGGMSSVSISQVALHAMQQSRTPRYLLVTHPGVRFPSDHKLAVDGFTSRYVWPIAHRQRARELQEEANLVMKTDLNWTIVRCPKIKTVATMGSIRVNRNKPMGRFVATDRLARYLVHLKDSDTYNRQAIFVASVSVRKN; the protein is encoded by the coding sequence ATGGTCGCATTCACCCATTCCTACCCAAGTGATTCATCGCATTTCCTTCGGCAGCCCCACCCCACCGAGCGAGGAGGGTTCGACATGCTTGATTGTGAAGTCATCTCGATCTTGGGCGCGGATTGTCCCATCGGAAGGCAAATCATCGAAATTTCCTTGCGGTGCGGCTACGAGGTCCAGGCACTGACGCAAACCGCACTGGAACCATCACCCGACAAAGATTTGCGGGTTCTGCAAAGTGAATCGTTCGACGAACGCCACATTCAAACGGTGGTTCGGGGAAGCACCTGCGTCATCAACCTATGCAACATGAGCGGTTGCCGAGCCGCACAAGGCGGAATGTCGAGCGTCTCGATTAGCCAGGTCGCCCTTCACGCGATGCAGCAGTCGCGAACACCACGCTATCTGCTTGTCACCCATCCTGGCGTGCGTTTTCCCAGCGATCACAAGCTGGCGGTGGATGGGTTCACGTCTCGCTACGTCTGGCCAATCGCCCATCGGCAGCGTGCCCGTGAATTACAAGAAGAAGCCAACTTGGTGATGAAGACCGATTTGAATTGGACGATCGTTCGTTGTCCCAAAATCAAAACCGTCGCGACCATGGGCTCCATCCGTGTGAATCGAAACAAGCCGATGGGTCGATTTGTGGCGACCGATCGGCTGGCTCGCTATCTGGTGCATCTGAAGGACAGCGACACCTACAACCGTCAAGCGATCTTTGTTGCCAGCGTTTCAGTCAGAAAAAACTAG
- a CDS encoding sigma-70 family RNA polymerase sigma factor — translation MKQSVESDPSPAANASTWVDEYGDSLYRYALSRLRNPEAAEEVVQQTFLAGLEHRDQFSGSGSQQGWLTGILKRKIIDFVRQRSRSAQTAEVDMRDPLDSFFDRSGSWKKNVHETLLEPLDSVDRKEFWPIFQKCLGTLPQRQSGAFMLREIENLESAEICEELEISASNLWVLLHRARLRLAHCIKSRWLQENE, via the coding sequence ATGAAACAATCCGTAGAGTCTGATCCGAGCCCCGCTGCCAATGCCTCGACGTGGGTCGATGAGTATGGCGATTCGCTTTATCGCTATGCGTTGTCGCGGCTGCGCAATCCGGAAGCGGCGGAAGAAGTGGTGCAACAAACATTTTTGGCTGGTTTAGAGCATCGGGATCAATTTTCCGGGTCTGGATCACAGCAGGGGTGGCTGACGGGAATTCTGAAACGCAAGATCATTGACTTTGTTCGTCAACGAAGTCGCTCTGCGCAAACCGCCGAAGTGGACATGCGCGATCCATTGGACTCGTTTTTTGATCGTAGCGGGAGCTGGAAAAAGAATGTTCATGAGACGTTGCTAGAGCCGCTTGATTCGGTCGATCGGAAGGAATTTTGGCCGATCTTTCAAAAGTGCCTCGGAACGTTGCCTCAGCGACAATCCGGGGCGTTCATGCTAAGAGAAATCGAGAATCTAGAATCAGCAGAAATTTGTGAGGAGCTGGAGATCAGTGCATCCAATCTGTGGGTGCTACTGCATCGCGCGCGTCTTCGTCTCGCCCACTGCATTAAATCGCGGTGGCTTCAAGAAAATGAATAA
- a CDS encoding peroxidase family protein encodes MARFWNRWTGRSKTSQSTHKKRDKTRKSPRRRLKSETLETRQLLAANLFHNELIPEDTNEDGVVSAIDALTIINEINRQTRGGDVATGDGGQVEDRGRGRMTDVNNDGRDTALDALMVINRLHRERNGGFNPVQKPETPNEDPTGDLGTEVRSVDGTGNNLETPELGSADTALIRIAENDYADGISEPAGEDRPSAREISNTVSAAAPDGTTNERDLSSFVFIWGQFLDHDIDLSLQPANEADEIAFDIEVPTGDPLFDPAGTGEETIHLTRSDIAEGTGTSIDTPAEQVNAITAWVDGSQVYGSTQTVADSLREFEGGRMLMSDDGLLPTDDNGNVLAGDIRASENIALTSMHALFIREHNRLADEISAANPDLTDEEIYQQAREIVIAELQSITYNEFLPALLGEDALAEYEGYDSSVDPSIANEFSTAAFRFGHTTLNDTIGFYGNDGLDVEDAISLADAFFNSSLLEETGIDSILKSGASTLSQETDLEVVDSLRNFLFGQPGSGGFDLVSLNIQRGRDHGLADFNSVREAIGLEAYDSFDQITSDVELQGKLETLYGDVNNIDLWVGLLAEDHAEGSSLGETSTLIIADQFERLRDGDRFYYENTMTSSEIREIENTTLADIIERNTTNTSLQSNVFFFTPTIAGTVTTDTPVVEQVANQQRGRQDRGNDRRSRGSNDIRQSTVGVEGVTLELLDSEGDVVDTVITNSDGNYEFDSFDRSGEYQVRVASSNEITSVNSDSIDLLVSSGDSHLKNVDFSVMV; translated from the coding sequence ATGGCTCGTTTTTGGAATCGTTGGACCGGACGCTCAAAGACTTCACAATCCACTCATAAAAAACGCGACAAGACAAGGAAGTCCCCGCGTCGTCGTCTGAAGTCCGAAACGCTTGAGACTCGGCAACTATTGGCCGCCAACCTCTTTCATAACGAACTGATCCCCGAAGACACCAACGAGGATGGCGTGGTGTCGGCGATCGACGCCTTGACGATCATCAATGAGATAAACCGCCAGACTCGCGGAGGAGATGTGGCGACGGGGGATGGTGGTCAAGTTGAAGATCGTGGACGCGGCCGAATGACCGACGTCAACAACGATGGGCGAGACACGGCGTTGGATGCGTTGATGGTCATCAATCGGTTGCATCGCGAACGCAACGGTGGTTTTAATCCTGTCCAAAAGCCGGAAACGCCCAACGAAGACCCGACTGGCGATCTGGGCACGGAAGTCCGATCGGTCGACGGCACTGGAAACAATCTGGAAACCCCCGAATTGGGATCAGCAGACACCGCACTCATTCGGATCGCAGAAAATGATTACGCCGACGGCATCTCCGAACCTGCCGGAGAGGATCGCCCGAGCGCTCGCGAGATCAGCAACACGGTCTCCGCTGCGGCCCCCGACGGCACAACCAATGAGCGAGACTTGAGTTCATTCGTCTTTATCTGGGGCCAATTCCTGGATCACGACATCGACCTTTCCTTGCAACCGGCGAACGAGGCAGACGAGATTGCGTTTGACATCGAAGTTCCCACCGGCGATCCGTTGTTCGACCCCGCGGGCACCGGCGAAGAAACCATTCACTTAACGCGATCGGATATTGCCGAGGGAACAGGAACTTCAATCGACACGCCGGCCGAGCAAGTCAATGCGATCACCGCTTGGGTTGACGGCTCGCAAGTCTACGGCAGCACTCAAACCGTCGCCGATTCGCTCCGGGAATTTGAGGGCGGGCGAATGCTAATGAGCGACGACGGTCTGCTGCCGACCGACGACAATGGCAACGTGTTGGCCGGAGACATTCGCGCCTCCGAAAACATTGCCTTGACGTCGATGCATGCCCTGTTCATCCGCGAACACAACCGGCTGGCTGATGAGATTTCCGCAGCCAATCCTGATTTGACCGACGAGGAGATTTACCAACAGGCTCGTGAAATCGTGATCGCTGAATTGCAATCGATCACCTACAACGAGTTCTTGCCGGCATTGTTGGGTGAAGACGCCCTAGCGGAGTACGAGGGCTACGATTCAAGTGTCGATCCTTCGATCGCCAATGAATTTTCGACCGCCGCGTTCCGGTTTGGGCACACGACACTCAATGACACGATTGGATTCTATGGGAACGATGGTTTGGATGTGGAGGATGCGATTTCACTCGCCGACGCCTTCTTCAATTCCTCCTTGCTCGAAGAGACCGGCATCGACTCGATCTTGAAGTCCGGCGCGTCGACGTTATCGCAAGAAACCGACTTGGAAGTGGTCGACAGCTTGCGAAACTTCTTGTTCGGACAACCCGGCAGCGGTGGATTTGACCTCGTTTCGCTCAACATCCAACGTGGACGCGATCACGGCTTGGCCGACTTTAACTCCGTCCGCGAAGCGATCGGGTTGGAAGCTTACGACTCGTTCGACCAAATCACCAGTGATGTCGAATTGCAAGGCAAACTCGAAACGCTCTACGGCGATGTCAACAACATCGACTTGTGGGTGGGATTGTTGGCGGAGGATCACGCCGAGGGAAGTTCGTTGGGTGAAACGTCGACGTTGATCATCGCCGATCAGTTTGAACGGCTTCGTGACGGCGATCGTTTCTACTACGAGAACACAATGACCAGCAGCGAAATCCGTGAGATCGAAAACACGACGCTGGCCGACATCATCGAGCGCAACACGACTAACACGTCGCTGCAATCGAACGTGTTCTTTTTCACGCCGACGATCGCAGGAACGGTCACCACCGATACGCCGGTTGTCGAACAAGTCGCGAATCAACAACGCGGCCGTCAAGACCGGGGCAATGACCGGCGCAGTCGAGGGTCAAACGACATCCGCCAATCCACCGTCGGGGTGGAAGGAGTGACGTTGGAGCTGCTCGATAGTGAAGGAGATGTCGTCGACACCGTGATTACCAACAGCGATGGCAATTACGAGTTTGATTCGTTCGATCGCAGCGGCGAATACCAAGTCCGTGTTGCCTCATCCAACGAAATCACCTCGGTCAATTCCGATTCCATCGACCTACTTGTTAGTAGTGGCGACTCGCATTTGAAGAACGTCGATTTTTCCGTCATGGTCTAG
- a CDS encoding sigma-70 family RNA polymerase sigma factor gives MVATVNDSSDSVLTPEKMIARVRQGNGESLGELLELYRNYLTVLATAQVGNRLRRRMSKSDLVQETMLAAHRDFGKFRGGSESELVAWLRQILCNCLSHAIEKHVHAKKRDVRREVALEHVANHLNESLVRLSRLAVDPAPTPSQAMANHELATELSEQLAKLKDNYRDVIIYRNLQSLSFDEIAQRMGIKSGAARMLWLRAIAKFKEVCEFNHEAEQ, from the coding sequence ATGGTTGCCACCGTCAATGATTCCTCCGATTCCGTTCTTACGCCTGAAAAGATGATTGCCCGTGTGCGTCAAGGCAACGGCGAGTCACTCGGCGAACTACTGGAACTGTATCGCAACTACCTAACGGTCCTGGCAACGGCGCAGGTCGGTAATCGGCTGCGTCGCCGCATGAGCAAATCGGACTTGGTTCAAGAAACGATGCTGGCTGCACACCGCGACTTCGGAAAGTTTCGTGGCGGCAGCGAGAGCGAACTGGTCGCGTGGTTACGACAGATCCTTTGCAATTGCCTCAGCCATGCAATCGAAAAACATGTGCACGCCAAGAAGCGAGACGTTCGCCGCGAGGTGGCCCTAGAACATGTCGCCAATCACCTAAACGAAAGTCTTGTTCGGCTTTCTCGATTAGCCGTCGATCCCGCGCCCACACCAAGCCAAGCGATGGCGAACCATGAATTGGCGACCGAGCTTTCCGAGCAACTGGCAAAGTTGAAGGACAACTATCGCGACGTCATCATCTATCGCAATTTGCAAAGTCTCTCGTTCGACGAAATCGCCCAGCGGATGGGGATCAAGTCAGGGGCAGCCCGGATGCTGTGGCTGCGAGCGATCGCCAAGTTCAAAGAGGTCTGCGAATTCAATCACGAGGCCGAGCAATGA